The Triticum aestivum cultivar Chinese Spring chromosome 3A, IWGSC CS RefSeq v2.1, whole genome shotgun sequence genome includes a region encoding these proteins:
- the LOC123060355 gene encoding pentatricopeptide repeat-containing protein At5g16860, with translation MLFNLPRVTTPIAVRWFISVANAAGFGRDISPVQFATLLKECRSVNAVHQVHQKLISSGLLSYPASLLEVSFPPLPSQPYLSPRSLGTGVVAAYLACGSKDEALTALEHVVPSPAVWWNLLIREHIKEGHLDHAIAVSCRMLRAGTRPDHFTLPHILKACGELPSYRCGITLHGLICCNGFESNVFVCNALVAMYARCGSLKEASQVFEEIAQRGIDDVISWNSIVAAHVKHNSPWTALDMFSKMAMIVHEKATNDRSDIISIVNILPACASLKALPRTREIHGNTIRNGTFPDVFVGNALVDTYAKCGSMKNAVKVFNMMEIKDVVSWNAIVTGYSQSGNFEAAFEIFKNMRKENISADVVTWTAVIAGYAQRGCGQEALNVFRQMLFSGSEPNSITIISVLSACASLGAYSQGMETHAYSLKNRLLSLDNHFGGTGDEEDLMVHNALIDMYSKCRIFKAARSIFDSIPRKERNVVTWTVMIGGYAQYGDSNDALGLFSQMLSKPHAVAPNAFTVSCILMACAHLSALRVGKQIHAYVVRQHQYEASTYFVANCLIDMYSKCGDVDTARYVFDGMSQRNDISWTSMMAGYGMHGRGNEALEIFDKMQMAGFVPDDISFLVVLYACSHSRMIDRGLDYFDSMSRDYGVAACAEHYACVIDLLARSGQIDRAWNMVKDMPMEPTAVVWVALLSACRVHSNVELAEYALNKLVEMNAENDGSYTLISNIYANARRWKDVARIRNLMKNSGIKKRPGCSWVQGKKGTASFFVGDRSHSLSPQIYALLERLIDRIKSMGYVPETNFALHDVDDEEKNNLLAEHSEKLALAYGLLTTSPGCPIRITKNLRVCGDCHSAFTYISKIVDHEIIVRDSSRFHHFKNGVCSCGDYW, from the coding sequence ATGCTTTTCAACTTGCCAAGAGTCACAACACCAATTGCTGTACGGTGGTTCATCTCAGTTGCAAATGCAGCAGGCTTTGGTCGAGATATTTCTCCTGTTCAGTTCGCCACCCTGTTAAAGGAATGCAGGTCGGTGAATGCAGTCCATCAAGTTCACCAGAAGCTCATTTCTTCGGGTCTTCTTTCTTATCCAGCATCGTTGTTGGAAGTGTCGTTTCCACCTTTGCCATCTCAGCCGTATTTATCACCAAGATCTTTGGGTACTGGTGTCGTAGCTGCTTATCTTGCGTGTGGTTCCAAAGATGAGGCTCTCACAGCATTGGAGCATGTTGTGCCGTCTCCAGCTGTCTGGTGGAATCTACTCATCCGAGAACACATCAAAGAGGGCCACCTTGACCATGCCATTGCAGTATCTTGCCGGATGCTGCGTGCTGGAACCAGACCGGACCATTTTACTCTGCCGCATATACTAAAGGCCTGTGGAGAGCTACCCTCGTACCGTTGTGGTATCACATTACATGGACTTATATGCTGCAATGGCTTTGAGTCAAACGTCTTTGTATGCAATGCATTGGTGGCAATGTATGCCCGCTGTGGTTCACTGAAGGAAGCCAGCCAGGTGTTCGAGGAAATAGCTCAGAGGGGAATTGATGATGTCATATCATGGAATTCAATTGTTGCAGCCCATGTTAAACACAATAGTCCATGGACCGCGTTGGATATGTTCTCGAAAATGGCAATGATTGTCCACGAGAAGGCTACAAATGATAGGTCTGACATCATTAGCATTGTGAACATTCTTCCTGCATGTGCTTCTCTAAAGGCACTACCTCGAACTAGAGAAATTCATGGAAATACCATTCGGAATGGTACATTTCCAGATGTTTTTGTAGGCAATGCTCTGGTTGATACTTATGCAAAATGTGGTTCAATGAAGAATGCGGTAAAGGTTTTCAATATGATGGAAATCAAAGATGTTGTTTCTTGGAATGCAATCGTGACTGGCTACTCCCAAAGTGGGAACTTTGAGGCAGCCTTTGAGATTTTTAAGAATATGCGCAAGGAAAACATCTCAGCAGATGTAGTGACCTGGACTGCTGTAATTGCCGGGTATGCTCAGAGAGGATGTGGCCAAGAGGCACTCAATGTTTTCCGACAAATGCTCTTTTCTGGTTCAGAGCCAAATTCTATCACAATCATCTCtgtgctgtctgcttgtgcttccTTGGGAGCATATTCTCAGGGTATGGAAACTCATGCCTACTCTCTGAAGAATCGTCTTCTATCTTTGGATAACCATTTTGGTGGTACTGGCGATGAGGAGGATCTCATGGTGCACAATGCTTTAATAGATATGTACTCAAAGTGCAGAATCTTCAAAGCTGCACGTTCTATATTTGACTCTATACCCCGAAAGGAACGTAATGTGGTGACTTGGACTGTGATGATAGGTGGGTATGCACAATATGGGGACTCTAATGATGCCCTCGGGCTTTTCTCACAGATGCTCTCGAAACCACACGCAGTTGCCCCGAATGCATTTACGGTTTCCTGCATTCTGATGGCCTGTGCACATCTGTCAGCCCTGCGTGTGGGTAAGCAAATCCATGCTTATGTGGTTCGTCAACATCAATATGAAGCATCTACATACTTTGTGGCAAACTGTCTTATTGACATGTACTCAAAGTGTGGTGATGTCGATACAGCTAGGTATGTATTTGATGGCATGTCACAAAGGAATGATATTTCATGGACATCAATGATGGCAGGATATGGGATGCATGGTCGTGGCAATGAGGCCCTGGAAATATTTGACAAGATGCAAATGGCAGGCTTTGTTCCTGATGATATATCATTCCTGGTTGTTCTATATGCTTGCAGCCATTCTAGAATGATTGATCGAGGCCTGGATTACTTTGACAGCATGAGCAGAGATTACGGTGTGGCTGCCTGTGCAGAGCATTATGCTTGTGTCATTGACTTGCTGGCCCGCTCCGGGCAGATAGATAGGGCATGGAATATGGTCAAAGACATGCCAATGGAGCCTACTGCAGTAGTCTGGGTTGCATTGCTTAGTGCGTGTAGAGTACATTCAAATGTAGAACTTGCTGAATATGCTCTTAACAAGCTAGTTGAGATGAATGCAGAGAATGATGGATCTTACACGCTCATCTCCAACATATATGCTAATGCAAGGCGTTGGAAGGATGTAGCCAGAATCAGAAACCTGATGAAGAACTCCGGGATTAAGAAGAGGCCCGGTTGTAGTTGGGTCCAGGGTAAGAAAGGAACTGCGTCTTTCTTTGTTGGAGATCGATCGCATTCTCTATCCCCTCAGATTTATGCCCTTCTGGAGAGACTGATTGATCGCATCAAATCTATGGGTTATGTTCCTGAGACAAATTTTGCACTCCACGATGTCGATGATGAGGAGAAAAATAACCTGCTTGCTGAGCACAGCGAGAAGCTTGCTCTCGCATATGGCCTCCTCACAACTTCCCCTGGTTGTCCAATAAGGATCACAAAGAACCTGCGCGTTTGCGGTGATTGCCACAGTGCTTTCACCTACATCTCAAAGATTGTTGACCATGAGATCATTGTGCGGGACTCCAGTCGCTTTCATCATTTTAAGAATGGTGTGTGCTCTTGTGGTGACTATTGGTGA